A window of the Streptomyces sp. NBC_00454 genome harbors these coding sequences:
- the glgX gene encoding glycogen debranching protein GlgX has protein sequence MTEPASEQVLRVDAYPTHEVGGYRVRAGKPFPFGANVVPGGVSFSVFSDQATSMTLVLYKRGEPEPTAELEFPQEFRTGSVFAMTVFGLDHENIEYGYRADGPYDPVTGHRFDARQVLSDPYARLIAGRDVWGVEPDRSRGYQYRSRVCLQDFDWGDDTPLGIPAEDLVVYETHVRGFTRHPSSRVTAPGTFAGLREKIPYLKELGVNCIELLPVFEFDESDNPRSNPETGEKLFDYWGYNTVSFFAPKAGYAATGRYGMQGDEFRTLIKDLHAAGIEVILDVVFNHTAEGNEQGPTISFKGLDNATYYMLTPEGYYFNFSGTGNTVNCNHPVVRNYVLDCLRHWVADYHVDGFRFDLAAILGRDLDGTPLHNPPLLELLAYDPVLRHTKLIAEAWDAGGLYEVGNFPAYGRWAEWNGKYRDTVRSFLKGDPGITGDLATRIAGSPDLYSSRGTSASVNFLTAHDGFSLADLVSYNDKHNEANGEGNNDGGNDNASWNCGVEGPTDDPGVNALRTRQMKNAMAILLTSQGVPMLLSGDEVARTQQGNNNTYCQDNELSWFDWDLVDENSELLRFTREMIAFRKHHRELRSTAHPTGQLRDSLGLPDISWHGERAWQPDWSPESRLLAVARCGTGDDDVVYVAMNSHWEAHDLELPALPGGRSWHLFADTGAEAPHDIRTPGGELELENAGKYLIGPRSVVILVGRTPDAEF, from the coding sequence ATGACCGAGCCGGCTTCCGAACAGGTGCTGCGCGTGGACGCGTACCCGACCCACGAGGTGGGCGGGTACCGCGTCCGGGCCGGCAAGCCCTTCCCCTTCGGGGCCAACGTGGTCCCCGGCGGGGTCAGTTTCTCCGTCTTCTCCGACCAGGCCACCTCCATGACCCTGGTCCTCTACAAGCGCGGAGAGCCCGAGCCGACGGCCGAACTGGAGTTCCCCCAGGAATTCCGCACCGGCAGCGTCTTCGCCATGACGGTCTTCGGCCTCGACCACGAGAACATCGAGTACGGGTACCGGGCCGACGGGCCCTACGACCCCGTCACCGGCCACCGCTTCGACGCCCGCCAGGTCCTCTCCGACCCCTACGCCCGGCTGATCGCCGGCCGCGACGTCTGGGGCGTGGAACCGGACCGCAGCCGCGGGTACCAGTACCGCTCCCGCGTCTGCCTCCAGGACTTCGACTGGGGCGACGACACCCCGCTGGGGATCCCCGCCGAGGACCTCGTCGTCTACGAGACCCACGTGCGCGGCTTCACCCGGCACCCCTCCTCGCGCGTCACCGCCCCCGGCACCTTCGCCGGGCTGCGCGAGAAGATCCCGTACCTCAAGGAGCTCGGGGTCAACTGCATAGAGCTGCTGCCGGTGTTCGAGTTCGACGAGAGCGACAACCCGCGCTCCAACCCGGAGACCGGCGAGAAGCTCTTCGACTACTGGGGCTACAACACCGTCTCCTTCTTCGCGCCCAAGGCCGGCTACGCGGCCACCGGACGCTACGGAATGCAGGGCGACGAGTTCCGGACCCTGATCAAGGACCTGCACGCGGCCGGCATCGAAGTCATCCTCGACGTCGTCTTCAACCACACCGCCGAGGGCAACGAGCAGGGCCCCACCATCTCCTTCAAGGGGCTCGACAACGCCACGTACTACATGCTCACGCCCGAGGGGTACTACTTCAACTTCAGCGGCACCGGCAACACCGTCAACTGCAACCACCCCGTCGTGCGCAACTACGTGCTCGACTGCCTGCGCCACTGGGTCGCCGACTACCACGTCGACGGCTTCCGCTTCGACCTCGCGGCCATCCTCGGCCGGGACCTGGACGGCACCCCGCTGCACAACCCGCCGCTGCTGGAACTGCTCGCCTACGACCCCGTCCTGCGGCACACCAAGCTCATCGCCGAGGCCTGGGACGCGGGCGGCCTCTACGAGGTCGGCAACTTCCCGGCGTACGGCCGCTGGGCGGAGTGGAACGGCAAGTACCGCGACACCGTACGCAGCTTCCTCAAGGGCGACCCCGGGATCACCGGCGACCTCGCCACCCGGATCGCCGGCTCGCCCGACCTGTACTCCAGCCGCGGAACCTCGGCGTCGGTCAACTTCCTGACCGCCCACGACGGTTTCAGCCTGGCCGACCTGGTCTCCTACAACGACAAGCACAACGAGGCCAACGGCGAGGGCAACAACGACGGCGGCAACGACAACGCCAGCTGGAACTGCGGGGTCGAGGGCCCGACCGACGATCCCGGGGTCAACGCGCTGCGCACCCGCCAGATGAAGAACGCCATGGCCATCCTGCTCACCAGCCAGGGCGTGCCGATGCTGCTGTCCGGCGACGAGGTGGCACGCACCCAGCAGGGCAACAACAACACGTACTGCCAGGACAACGAACTGTCCTGGTTCGACTGGGACCTGGTCGACGAGAACTCCGAACTGCTCCGGTTCACACGGGAGATGATCGCCTTCCGCAAGCACCACCGCGAGCTGCGCTCCACCGCCCACCCCACCGGGCAGCTGAGGGACAGCCTGGGGCTGCCCGACATCAGCTGGCACGGGGAGAGGGCCTGGCAGCCCGACTGGTCGCCGGAGAGCCGGCTGCTGGCGGTGGCCCGCTGCGGAACCGGGGACGACGACGTGGTGTACGTGGCCATGAACTCCCACTGGGAGGCGCACGACCTGGAACTGCCCGCCCTGCCGGGCGGCCGCAGCTGGCACCTCTTCGCGGACACCGGGGCCGAGGCCCCGCACGACATCCGCACCCCCGGCGGCGAACTCGAACTGGAGAACGCCGGCAAGTACCTGATCGGCCCGCGCTCGGTCGTGATCCTCGTCGGCCGCACGCCCGACGCCGAGTTCTAG
- a CDS encoding STAS domain-containing protein, whose protein sequence is MTLNVKERRNKTGTVLVATGEINSETSGSLLQTLLPLVREGKPLRIDLTAVTYVSSAGLRTLLVVYREAQHAGVAVTLYGVSEEVRFVMSATGFLDFFSAGEAEAAAVKAAAKATAQARAAR, encoded by the coding sequence ATGACCCTGAACGTGAAGGAACGCCGCAACAAGACGGGCACCGTGCTCGTCGCCACCGGCGAGATCAACAGCGAGACCTCCGGATCGCTGCTGCAGACCCTGCTGCCGCTGGTCCGCGAGGGCAAGCCGCTGCGCATCGACCTGACGGCCGTCACCTACGTCTCCAGCGCCGGGCTGCGCACCCTGCTCGTGGTCTACCGCGAGGCCCAGCACGCCGGGGTCGCCGTCACCCTCTACGGGGTGAGCGAGGAAGTCCGGTTCGTCATGTCGGCCACCGGGTTCCTCGACTTCTTCTCCGCCGGAGAAGCCGAGGCGGCCGCCGTCAAGGCCGCGGCCAAGGCCACCGCCCAGGCGCGGGCCGCGCGATGA
- a CDS encoding AGE family epimerase/isomerase, translating into MADAVSFSFSDTIAGYVGRFDSESRLLRLKTSDGREFEVSLAGDPSAELVRNLDEPYIDASGHIDEMLSPGRFLYVYGVHYPEHGGRFEAKRLVFLGRGAEDYRFEEPSWWVKQIESLADFYKRAQFGDGPVDFTEYRTEIRLGGDKTASHVQETDTISRLVYGMASAYLLTGKDEYLEVAERGTEYLRKHMRVVDSEEDVVFWYHGISVDGDSERKLFTSEFSDDYDAIPMYEQIYALAGPIQTYRVTGDIRIKNDADATIRLFDKFFKDPEQGGYYSHIDPILFSADHESLGENAERKNWNSVGDHAPAYLINLYLATGEQRYADFLEYTFDTIADKFPDYKNSPFVQERFFRDWSHDTAHSWQQNRAVVGHNLKIAWNLMRMNSLKAKPAYEQLARKIGEIMPAVGSDVQRGGWYDVVERVKSGDEETYRFAWHDRKAWWQQEQAILAYLILNGTVGGDEFLREARQAQSFYNTFFLDHDEGAVYFNVLASGTPYLLGTERLKGSHSMSMYHSAELCYLSAVYNNLLVNGREMDFHFQPDPTNLPDRVLRVSPDLLPAGSVRIASVEIDEKPYEEFDADELTVHLPDVQGRVKVKVRLRPTAQ; encoded by the coding sequence ATGGCGGATGCCGTGAGCTTCTCCTTCTCCGACACGATCGCCGGTTACGTCGGACGCTTCGACTCGGAGTCCCGGCTGCTGCGCCTGAAGACCTCCGACGGCCGGGAGTTCGAGGTCTCGCTGGCCGGCGACCCCAGTGCCGAGCTGGTCCGCAACCTGGACGAGCCGTACATCGACGCCTCCGGGCACATCGACGAGATGCTCTCGCCGGGCCGGTTCCTCTACGTCTACGGGGTCCACTACCCCGAGCACGGCGGCCGCTTCGAGGCCAAGCGCCTGGTGTTCCTGGGCCGCGGGGCCGAGGACTACCGCTTCGAGGAGCCCAGCTGGTGGGTCAAGCAGATCGAATCGCTGGCCGACTTCTACAAGCGGGCGCAGTTCGGGGACGGGCCGGTGGACTTCACCGAGTACCGCACCGAGATCCGGCTCGGCGGGGACAAGACCGCCAGCCATGTCCAGGAGACCGACACGATCTCCCGCCTGGTCTACGGCATGGCCTCGGCCTACCTGCTGACCGGCAAGGACGAGTACCTGGAGGTCGCCGAGCGCGGCACCGAGTACCTGCGCAAGCACATGCGGGTCGTGGACAGCGAGGAGGACGTGGTCTTCTGGTACCACGGCATCAGCGTCGACGGGGACAGCGAACGCAAGCTGTTCACCTCGGAGTTCTCCGACGACTACGACGCGATCCCGATGTACGAGCAGATCTACGCGCTGGCGGGGCCGATCCAGACCTACCGGGTCACCGGCGACATCCGGATCAAGAACGACGCGGACGCCACGATCCGGCTGTTCGACAAGTTCTTCAAGGACCCGGAGCAGGGCGGCTACTACTCGCACATCGACCCGATCCTCTTCAGCGCCGACCACGAGTCCCTCGGGGAGAACGCGGAGCGCAAGAACTGGAACTCGGTCGGCGACCACGCGCCCGCGTACCTGATCAACCTGTACCTGGCGACCGGCGAGCAGCGCTACGCCGACTTCCTCGAGTACACCTTCGACACGATCGCGGACAAGTTCCCGGACTACAAGAACAGCCCCTTCGTCCAGGAGCGCTTCTTCCGCGACTGGTCGCACGACACCGCGCACAGCTGGCAGCAGAACCGCGCGGTCGTCGGCCACAACCTGAAGATCGCCTGGAACCTGATGCGGATGAACTCGCTGAAGGCCAAGCCGGCCTACGAGCAGCTCGCCCGGAAGATCGGCGAGATCATGCCGGCCGTCGGCAGCGACGTACAGCGCGGCGGCTGGTACGACGTGGTCGAGCGGGTCAAGTCCGGGGACGAGGAGACGTATCGTTTCGCCTGGCACGACCGCAAGGCCTGGTGGCAGCAGGAGCAGGCGATCCTCGCCTACCTCATCCTGAACGGCACCGTCGGCGGGGACGAGTTCCTGCGCGAGGCCCGGCAGGCGCAGTCCTTCTACAACACCTTCTTCCTCGACCACGACGAGGGCGCCGTCTACTTCAACGTGCTCGCCAGCGGTACCCCGTACCTGCTCGGCACGGAGCGGCTCAAGGGCAGTCACTCGATGTCCATGTACCACTCGGCGGAGCTCTGCTACCTCTCCGCCGTCTACAACAACCTGCTCGTCAACGGCCGGGAGATGGACTTCCACTTCCAGCCCGACCCGACGAACCTCCCCGACCGCGTGCTGCGCGTCTCGCCCGACCTGCTCCCCGCCGGCTCGGTGCGGATCGCGTCCGTGGAGATCGACGAGAAGCCGTACGAGGAGTTCGACGCGGACGAGCTGACCGTCCACCTGCCCGACGTACAGGGCCGGGTCAAGGTCAAGGTCCGGCTGCGGCCGACCGCCCAATAG
- a CDS encoding VOC family protein, giving the protein MGPVGPGGATGPMRWSHVGLNCVDQKTTEEFYTRHFGFSRARVVDLGESRIVFLRQGEVYLELFAAGTDPARAAHEDGPQAPGRMRHLAFQTDSVDAFLAQLGDAAEVTLGPLDFDDFICGWRTVWVRDPDGVIVEVSQGFEDESSHDKDGV; this is encoded by the coding sequence ATGGGGCCGGTCGGACCCGGCGGGGCCACCGGGCCGATGCGCTGGTCGCACGTGGGCCTGAACTGCGTGGACCAGAAGACCACCGAGGAGTTCTACACCCGGCACTTCGGATTCTCCCGGGCCCGGGTGGTCGACCTGGGGGAGTCGCGGATCGTCTTCCTGCGCCAGGGCGAGGTGTACCTGGAGCTCTTCGCGGCCGGCACCGATCCGGCCCGCGCGGCGCACGAGGACGGGCCGCAGGCCCCGGGGCGGATGCGCCACCTGGCCTTCCAGACCGACAGCGTGGACGCGTTCCTGGCGCAGCTGGGCGACGCGGCCGAAGTGACCCTGGGGCCACTGGACTTCGACGACTTCATCTGCGGGTGGCGGACCGTGTGGGTCCGCGATCCCGACGGGGTGATCGTCGAGGTCAGCCAGGGGTTCGAGGACGAAAGCTCCCACGACAAGGACGGTGTATGA
- a CDS encoding DJ-1/PfpI family protein, with amino-acid sequence MPEAVLREGALSGTRIAVLVESDFYEPEIFYYQHRFAEEGAEVDFLTRLWGNDSITFSGHEYRAPFTAEKSLEGLSDEDLRRYAAIIVPSGMVADRLRYTEDVDVLAPATELLRRAFEEPTVLKGIICHGMWLAASIPDKVRGRKVVCHNNLIGDVRNMGAEYVDEDVVVDGDLVTGRTGAHHHLFARRIIELIAAGRGRRAG; translated from the coding sequence GTGCCTGAAGCCGTACTGCGCGAAGGCGCGCTCTCCGGGACCCGGATCGCGGTCCTGGTCGAGAGCGACTTCTACGAGCCGGAGATCTTCTACTATCAGCACCGGTTCGCCGAGGAGGGCGCCGAGGTCGACTTCCTGACCCGGCTGTGGGGCAACGACTCCATCACGTTCTCCGGGCACGAGTACCGGGCGCCGTTCACCGCCGAGAAGTCCCTGGAGGGGCTCAGCGACGAGGACCTGCGCCGGTACGCGGCGATCATCGTGCCCTCGGGCATGGTGGCGGACCGGCTGCGCTACACCGAGGACGTGGACGTACTGGCACCGGCGACGGAGCTGCTGCGCCGGGCCTTCGAGGAGCCGACGGTCCTCAAGGGGATCATCTGCCACGGCATGTGGCTGGCCGCCTCGATCCCGGACAAGGTGCGCGGCCGCAAGGTCGTCTGCCACAACAACCTCATCGGCGACGTCCGCAACATGGGCGCCGAGTACGTGGACGAGGACGTGGTGGTCGACGGCGACCTGGTCACCGGCCGCACCGGCGCCCACCACCACCTGTTCGCCCGCCGGATCATCGAGCTGATCGCGGCCGGGCGGGGCCGGAGGGCCGGCTGA
- a CDS encoding GMC family oxidoreductase, with translation MATDEYDEYDYIVVGSGTAGSVLASRLSEDPDVTVLVLEAGAGRIPPEVDDPSSWYKLLGGPVDWGYTSVPQPGLDGRRTYEPRGKAPGGSSNLYIMMHIRGHASDFDNWAYQGAAGWAYEDVLPYFALLEGQEDATAATTGTRGPQRITNAGRHGPNPVSRAFIDAAVELGHEEIADFNTDGPRRGLFGTGWHHIDVAEGRRQGVLASYLEPSLDRSNLTLRTSAQSTRLLFDGDTCTGVEYVQLAPPAEIPGRTVRDSHSTPAGPGLHTVRARREVIVAAGAIESPKLLLLSGIGHPEQLREHGIPTVAALPGVGENFHNHVLTGLMAEVNQELPPPAQNLSESALFLSSRPGLPAPDLQIAFVHVPFDVIVGRDHPDTVSILPGVVRPVSRGWIRLASADPLAHPLINPNYLGDRWDLERMVQGVKLAREIFATSAFSPWYKQELQPGPGYVSDEDLRTFVKQKSESYHHQAGSCRMGIDDLAVVDPELRVHGVRNLRVVDASVMPAVPSGNCHTAIAMIAERAADLIRGLDRGVRGA, from the coding sequence ATGGCCACAGACGAGTACGACGAGTACGACTACATCGTGGTGGGATCCGGCACCGCGGGCAGTGTCCTGGCCAGCCGCCTCTCCGAGGACCCGGACGTCACCGTCCTGGTCCTGGAGGCCGGCGCGGGCCGCATCCCGCCCGAGGTGGACGACCCGTCCTCCTGGTACAAGCTGCTCGGCGGGCCCGTGGACTGGGGTTACACCAGCGTCCCGCAGCCCGGCCTCGACGGCCGCCGCACGTACGAGCCGCGCGGCAAGGCACCCGGGGGCAGCAGCAACCTCTACATCATGATGCACATCCGGGGCCACGCCTCGGACTTCGACAACTGGGCCTACCAGGGCGCGGCCGGCTGGGCGTACGAGGACGTGCTGCCCTACTTCGCCCTGTTGGAGGGCCAGGAGGACGCCACCGCCGCCACCACCGGCACCCGGGGCCCCCAGCGGATCACCAACGCCGGTCGGCACGGCCCCAATCCGGTCTCCCGCGCCTTCATCGACGCGGCCGTCGAGCTCGGCCACGAGGAGATCGCGGACTTCAACACCGACGGACCGCGGCGCGGGCTCTTCGGCACCGGCTGGCACCACATCGACGTGGCCGAAGGCCGCCGCCAGGGCGTTCTCGCCTCCTACCTGGAGCCGTCCCTGGACCGCTCGAACCTGACCCTGCGCACCAGTGCGCAGAGCACCCGGCTGCTCTTCGACGGCGACACCTGCACGGGGGTGGAGTACGTACAGCTGGCGCCGCCCGCGGAGATCCCGGGGCGGACCGTCCGCGACAGCCACAGCACGCCGGCCGGACCCGGGCTGCACACCGTACGGGCCCGCCGGGAGGTGATCGTGGCCGCCGGGGCGATCGAATCGCCGAAGCTGCTGCTGCTCTCCGGGATCGGGCACCCCGAGCAGCTGCGCGAGCACGGGATCCCGACGGTCGCGGCCCTGCCCGGGGTCGGCGAGAACTTCCACAACCACGTGCTGACCGGGCTGATGGCCGAGGTCAACCAGGAACTCCCGCCGCCCGCGCAGAACTTGTCGGAGAGCGCGCTGTTCCTCTCGTCCCGGCCCGGGCTGCCCGCGCCGGACCTGCAGATCGCCTTCGTGCACGTGCCGTTCGACGTGATCGTCGGCCGGGACCACCCCGACACGGTGTCCATCCTGCCGGGTGTCGTACGCCCGGTCTCGCGCGGCTGGATCAGGCTGGCGAGCGCCGATCCGCTGGCTCACCCGCTGATCAACCCGAACTACCTGGGCGACCGCTGGGACCTGGAGCGGATGGTGCAGGGGGTCAAGCTCGCCCGGGAGATCTTCGCGACCTCCGCCTTCTCGCCCTGGTACAAGCAGGAGCTCCAGCCCGGACCCGGCTACGTCTCCGACGAGGACCTGCGCACCTTCGTGAAGCAGAAGTCGGAGAGCTACCACCACCAGGCGGGCTCCTGCCGCATGGGCATCGACGACCTCGCGGTCGTCGACCCCGAACTGCGGGTGCACGGCGTACGCAACCTGCGGGTGGTGGACGCGAGCGTGATGCCGGCCGTCCCGTCGGGCAACTGCCACACCGCCATCGCCATGATCGCCGAACGCGCCGCGGACCTGATCCGCGGCCTGGACAGGGGGGTTCGCGGTGCCTGA
- a CDS encoding nuclear transport factor 2 family protein, protein MSVMDARQILQKYYEYANSGDWDRWCDLFAEDQVMDEQLAGHIEGLELLRSMMKGMGAMYRVFRNEPVHFLVDGEKAAAVSHLTAVTPEGKEIEAEVMNFFRIVDGKIVYMANFHDTVPFQVLGQG, encoded by the coding sequence ATGAGTGTCATGGACGCGCGGCAGATCTTGCAGAAGTACTACGAGTACGCCAACTCCGGTGACTGGGACCGGTGGTGCGACCTCTTCGCCGAGGACCAGGTCATGGACGAGCAGCTGGCCGGCCACATCGAGGGCCTGGAACTGCTGCGGTCGATGATGAAGGGCATGGGCGCGATGTACCGGGTCTTCCGGAACGAGCCCGTGCACTTCCTCGTCGACGGGGAGAAGGCCGCGGCCGTCTCCCACCTGACCGCGGTCACCCCCGAGGGGAAGGAGATCGAGGCCGAGGTCATGAACTTCTTCCGGATCGTGGACGGAAAGATCGTCTACATGGCGAACTTCCACGACACGGTTCCCTTCCAGGTGCTCGGCCAGGGCTGA
- a CDS encoding nuclear transport factor 2 family protein, producing MTEVTRERVEAAYRALGSGDRARILEYYAEDLRWQVPGNHPLAGWYESLDAFLELMGQTHKLTGGTFRMDLEAVLVGEDCSADVCRNVALRGGADESSSSPYERMDYRVFHFMRWRDGRIVEGHDGLFGDSATAFSQFWAPFAPDGTRRDG from the coding sequence ATGACCGAAGTGACACGGGAGCGGGTCGAGGCGGCGTACCGCGCCCTCGGTTCCGGCGACCGGGCCAGGATCCTGGAGTACTACGCGGAGGACCTGCGCTGGCAGGTCCCCGGCAACCACCCGCTGGCCGGCTGGTACGAGAGCCTGGACGCCTTCCTGGAACTGATGGGCCAGACCCACAAGCTCACCGGGGGCACCTTCCGCATGGACCTGGAGGCGGTCCTCGTCGGCGAGGACTGCAGCGCGGACGTCTGCCGCAACGTCGCCCTGCGCGGCGGCGCCGACGAGTCGAGCAGCTCCCCGTACGAGCGGATGGACTACCGGGTCTTCCATTTCATGCGCTGGCGGGACGGCCGGATCGTGGAGGGCCACGACGGGCTGTTCGGCGACTCGGCCACGGCCTTCAGCCAGTTCTGGGCGCCCTTCGCGCCGGACGGAACCCGAAGGGACGGATAG
- a CDS encoding nuclear transport factor 2 family protein, which produces MPAERLTEDAIRAFADNWYVALDQHVALDQVLALITEDLEFKVPEDTFLGHQGFGRWYEAVTHRFFDEVHTVTKVEPVIEGDRAIVRVLVNWQAKIWDPPAARSRWLGFDADQTWTVVAGPDGPLIRQYTVNELAAMPGSASL; this is translated from the coding sequence ATGCCCGCCGAGCGGCTGACCGAGGACGCGATCCGCGCCTTCGCCGACAACTGGTACGTGGCCCTGGACCAGCACGTCGCACTGGACCAGGTGCTCGCCCTGATCACCGAGGACCTGGAGTTCAAGGTCCCCGAGGACACCTTCCTCGGCCACCAGGGCTTCGGCCGCTGGTACGAGGCGGTCACCCACCGCTTCTTCGACGAGGTGCACACGGTCACCAAGGTGGAGCCCGTCATCGAGGGGGACCGGGCGATCGTCCGGGTCCTCGTCAACTGGCAGGCCAAGATCTGGGACCCGCCCGCCGCCCGCAGCCGGTGGCTCGGCTTCGACGCCGACCAGACCTGGACGGTGGTGGCCGGGCCCGACGGGCCGCTGATCCGGCAGTACACCGTCAACGAGCTGGCGGCCATGCCCGGTTCCGCCTCCCTCTGA